A genomic stretch from Budorcas taxicolor isolate Tak-1 chromosome 15, Takin1.1, whole genome shotgun sequence includes:
- the LOC128060890 gene encoding cytosolic iron-sulfur assembly component 2A-like, giving the protein MERESGLLSWTLSRFLWLSGLSEREAARQPRIMEEKALEVYDLIRTIRGPEKPNTLEELEVVTESCVEVQEINEDDCLVIIRFTPTVPHCSLATLIGLCLRVKLQRCLPVKHKLEIYISEGTHSTEEDINKQINDKERVAAAMENPNLREIVEQCVLEPD; this is encoded by the coding sequence ATGGAGCGGGAGTCCGGACTACTCTCTTGGACGCTGAGCAGATTCCTGTGGCTCTCGGGCCTCTCTGAGCGGGAAGCTGCCCGGCAGCCCCGGATCATGGAAGAGAAAGCGCTAGAAGTTTATGATTTGATTCGAACCATCCGGGGTCCAGAGAAGCCCAACACTTTAGAAGAACTGGAAGTGGTAACGGAAAGTTGTGTGGAGGTTCAGGAGATTAATGAAGACGACTGTTTGGTTATTATAAGGTTCACACCAACGGTACCTCATTGCTCTTTGGCGACTCTTATTGGGCTGTGCTTAAGAGTAAAACTTCAGCGGTGTTTACCGGTTAAACATAAGTTGGAAATCTACATTTCTGAAGGAACCCACTCAACAGAGGAAGATATCAACAAGCAGATAAATGACAAAGAGCGAGTGGCGGCTGCCATGGAGAACCCCAACTTACGGGAAATCGTGGAACAGTGTGTCCTGGAACCTGACTGA